Genomic window (Aquimarina sp. BL5):
ACATCAAATCTAAGAACAAAACAATCAAACACTTACTCACATTACTATTAATTATAACAATTCATTTAATGTCAATCGAAGCATTCTCGCAACAAAACGATATAAAATTTGTGGATACTAAGGAACTAACCACTCTTATAGATTCTATTTCGGCTATCGTGCAGCGATATTATATAGAACCAGAAACAGGAAGACAGATTGCAAACCACATTCTAGCTAAACATAAAAAAGGTCACTACGCTGATATCAAAAATCCGCAAGTACTATCGGACTCACTTAAAGAAGATCTTAGAGCTATTAATGGAGATCTACATATGAGTATGATTTATAAATCCCCAAGAGAAATTTCTACGGCTAATACTCCATCTATACAAGTAAATAAATCTGGACTTTGGACGAATTATGGATTAAATGAAATCAAAGTATTAGACGGAAATATCGGATATCTAAAAATTAAGCACTTTACGCGACACCAATTCTTAGAAAACATTAAACCTATCATAACAAGTGCTATCGAATCCTTAAAAAACACTGATGCTATTATTGTAGATGTAAGAAATAACGGTGGAGGTTTCGAAGATATGGTCGCATATTACATCAGTTATTTTGTTGATAGTAAAGATCCAATCCATCTTTCTGACTATAGATGTACATTGCACAATCACACCTATGGAGTTTCTACAGATCCGGATGTATTGGGAACCAAATTACCCAACACCAAACTATATGTACTGGTCAATGCCAATACCGGATCTGCCGCAGAATCATTCGCATACATGCTTAAACATATGGGTAGAGCCACAATTATTGGTGAAACAACTGCCGGTGCAGGAAATGGTGCTTCAAATCATAAGATTAATGATCGATTTACGATACAAGTATCCAGTGAAGAAACCATTAATGCTATAACCAAAACAAGTTTTGAAAAAACAGGAGTCATCCCTAATATAAAAACCAGTAGCATACAAGCATTTCCTTTAGGTTACAAACTTGCTTTAGAGTATGCTAAAGAGAATAACACAAGAAACATACATCCTTCTAATTATGACCATTTGATTGATTTTATCTCTATTCCTAAAAATAACACTTCAATAGATCAAGAAATGTACTCCAAATACCTAGGAATCTATAAGGGCGGAAGTATACACATCACAATCTCCTTAGAAAATAATATTCTATATGGCCAGATGAGAGCAAAAGGAGGTAAAATGGAATTAACCCTATTAGAAAATCACACTTTTAAAGTCGGTGACATTAAAGAGCGTATTCAATTTATACTAAACAGTAAAGGAGATGTAATAAAACTTATAGGTATTGATTCACCTATGGAACTCACGAAAGTTTTATATGATTAGTCAACTATCTCGGGGCAAGCCTCCGAGTATTAAACCCTTTGGCGGTGCCAATAAACTTAAAAAAGCACGCAATGAAATTTAGCTTCTCATCTAATTAATTAATGACGGGAAAAGCGGATCGACAATGAAAATATACTGAACCCAGGAAACTGAGAAAATCCGATTCCAAAAGAATATTTACCCCAAAAAAAAGTTAATCTAAAGATATGTAAAAAAACCACTAATTTTTAGAGCTTATGAATAAACCGATATGGCAAAAATCTACTATGATCACCCTGCGATTAACGATATACATGATATTATGCTCAATCATTCAAGGTTTTGCTCAAAATCAACAAGAAGTTGAACAAAAATTGAGAGATTCTATTCATACCGAGTTTATCAAAAACTATGATGATTGTTCTTTCTACAGCAAAAATGGAGTTACTAATTTTAATGGAAAAATTGAATTTTGGAAGATTTGCAAATTAAAAAATGGGAATAGAATCATTGAGATAGAATCCCATGAAGAAGCCACTTATTTTCAGGAAATTTATTTCGAAAAGAAAGGAAAACTGCTTTATGCAAGAGAAACTCAAAATTACAATCCTATCAATAGTTTCGAACAAATGAGATGGAACTGTGAGTTTTATATTAAAAATGATAAGGTAATTACCACCATGTCTCTTGGGCACGGAAAAACAGAAAATGAAGAATGGGACGAAAATGCGATTATAGAAATGTATTCTAAAAGATTAAATGAAATAGAAAAAATCCAGCGATAGCAACAAAAAAGATTCTTTACAGCCTCTTTTTTACTCTTTTGAAAGTATAATTCACTTGCTCTTGAATAAAAAAGACTCGATGTTGAGTAAAAAACATTCAAAATTGAATAAAAAACACTCAAAATCGAGTGAAAAACATTCAAAATCGAGTGAAAAACACTCGATGCTGAATCTAATTCATTGAAAATTATAGTCGCGATTCAGATTCAATTTCAATACGACTATTATGTCCATTGTTTTTCAAAAGTATGCAGTTTTTATAAGAATTGAATTATTTTTTACTATAATATCGACGAAATAATAGTCTTGATTCTTAGAAAAAAAATAAATTCTGGGGTAACATTTTGTATCAATTTGACACTTACCTAAGAACATCAACTTTAGTTAGTATACAACGGTATTTAGAAAAGTTAAATCATATCTCGTACTTTTAGAGTCTTTTACTTCCTTGTATACCTAATAGATGTTACACGTTATTTTTTTAAAATTGACTAACTACTAACATATTTTCTATGAAAAACTTCTACTCAAAAAGTTCTCACGACATACCAGAAGGTCTTACTAAACCCTCTTCTTCATTTAAAAAATTTGTGTGGCTTTCAGTTTTAGGATTGTTATTCTTTATTATTATCTATTTTACATTGATCATCTGGTTTGGTCGACTAGCATACTACTCATTTTTAGATGATGGTTCTTTTTGGAATTATGTACTAGCTGGAGGCTATGCTTTTCTTTGCTTATTTATGATCAAATCACTTTTTATTTTTAATAAAAGAGAAGAAAATCCATTAGATACATATATCACAGAAGAAAAAGAACCCGCTCTTTTTGACTATCTCTATAAATTGGCAGATGAGGCCGGTGCTCCAAGACCTAAAAAAGTTTTTCTTTCCTCCAGAGTAAATGCTAGTGTGTCATATGATCTTTCGATTGTAAATTTAATTTTTCCTTCTAAAAAAAACTTAGAAATTGGATTGGGCTTGATCAATGTGTTGAGTCTGGGAGAATTTAAAGCCGTACTGGCACATGAATTTGGTCATTTTGCCCAACGTTCTATGTTATTAGGTAGATATGTATATGTTGCTCAACAAATTGCAGTTCAAATCATCAATAAAAGAGATATTTTTGATAATTTTTTAGCTGGGATATCCAGCATTGATATTCGTATATCTTGGATAGGTTGGATATTATCAATACTTGTTTGGGCAGTTAGATCATTAATCGAAACTTGTTTTAGTATTGTTATCATAGCACAACGAGCATTATCCAGAGAAATGGAGTTTCAGGCAGACTTAGTAGCCGTTTCGTTAACGGGTAGTGATGCACTTATACATGCTTTATCTAAATTGCAAGTAGCTGATGAGGCATATGATCGCGCATTAAATGCAGTTAATACTAAATTAGAAGATAAAAAGGCTGTACATAACCTATTCAAATTACAGACCAATTATATAGAAAAAATGTCTTGGGTATTAAACGATCATTCTTATGGCAAATCTCCACAAATTGCAGACATCAATCCTGAGTCAAACAGAATCTTTGGAAATAGAATATTTAATCCTCCAAAAATGTGGTCTACACATCCAGCTGATCAAGATCGAGAAGAAAATGCTAAAAAAATATACATCGCTGCTGAAATAGATGAAAGGCCTGCTGAAATTTTGCTTTCTGATGCTACCAAATACGAAGTCGAAATGACAGCAAAACTAATCGCAACAGGTAAAATTGAAACAGAAATCATATCTGATGAAGAATCTATAGAATTTCAAAACAAAAAATATTTTAACTGGACTTTTTTAGATCCAAAATATCAATCAAATTTTTTAAATCGGTTTTTTACACTCAATTTTGAAAGTGTAGATCAAATGTATTCGTTAGATATAAACGATAGCGAAATAGCTTCTAATTTTGAATCTTTATACCAAACAAAGCTTTCTAAAAAACTTGATAATTTAAAGGAAGTTAAAGAAGAAATAGCTGCTATTAATCTTATTGTAAGTGGTCCAATTACTATAGAAAAAAGGGAAATTTGGCATCGAGGAGAAAGAATTAAAAGAAAAGATGTAAAAACGGTACTTAATAAATTAGCACAAGAAGAGGCATCAATATTGAATGAATTAAGCACTCATGATCTACTATGTAGATCTATCCATTATAAAACAGCTTCACTTTTAGATAGTAATTGGGCTAATTATCTAAAATCTATCGGTAGTTTAGTACATTATTCTGAACATGCAATAGCAGATATAGAAGATGCAGCAAGAAAATACCATAACGTAGTTTCTATAGCACTAGCTGATGGCAATGTGAGTTCAGAAGAACTTACAGCCATATTAAATGCCGGTAACGATTACTACAAATCTATTCGTTCTTCGTATCAAAAAAGTAAAAAAATACAATTGAATAAAGAACTTTTAGCAAATTCTAATAAAGAAAATTATGCTGACTTCTTTGAAGAGTTTAAACTTTCATCTCCAACAGGAGATAACATTAACAAATGGTCTCAGGTAATTGATGGTTGGGCTAATGAAGCTCTAAGTGGATTAAGTTTTCTAAGAAACTCATCCCTTGAACATTTATTGGACATAGAAGAAGATATAAAAAGTGCTTTCCTTAATAATACACCGATCGCAAGAAAAACTCCTGATGCAATTACTATAGTTGATTCCTATAAATTACTTACTCCCGGAACAGAAAGACCTATACAACGAAAACTAAAATTATGGGACCGATTTATGATGGGAGAAGGGTTTTTTGGAGCAACGGCAAAGTTTGCTATATCTTCCGTACTAATTGGAGGTGCCCTTTTTTTAGGAAGTTTTTCTCAATCCACTGATCTAACAATTTATAATGGATTAGAAATGGACGTAACCGTAATTGTCAATGGACAGGAAGAAATAAAAATACCTACAAAAAATAATAAATCTATTCCAATTGATTACAATACTGATTACGATATAATCACAAATGGACCTAACGGAGTAGAAATAGAAAGTTTTGTCGGAACCAGTGGTTCTCCAGGTCAAGAATACGTTTACAACATAGCAAATGCAGGTGTCTTCTTTGAATATACTGCATACTACGGATCCGGAAACAGTTTTATTCCGAAACAAAGAAATATCGGTGCAAAAAGATGGTTTAATAGTACCGCAGATTATGTTTTGAAAACACCTCCAGAAAGAGATGACATCGGTACTAAAAAAGATGTCCTTGTAGCGTATAGTGATATTAATCCCTATGATTTGGTCGCAATAGTTAGCGATTCTTTAGAGCTAAAAAAATTAATATATACTCATGTAAAATGGGATACTGCAGAAAGTATCAATATATTAAATTGGTTAAGTCTATTACAAATTTCGGATAAGCCACAAGACATAATTGATCAAAGGATACAAAATTTAGGAGATGATATGATCTCTAGAAGAGCAAAAATGGATTTAGCTGATACAAATGAAAAGAACATAATATGTAACCAGATAAATGAAGCATTTAGAAAAAACACTAATGACCCTGACTTGCACTACCTAAGTACCAGATGCTTAGATGATTCCGATAATCAAGACAACAAATTTACACAAGGATATGAACAATGGAACGATCATCCTTGGTTAGCATATGCCGCTGCACATATCTACGCAAAAAACGAAAATTGGGAAAAGAGTTTATCTGCTTTTAATTCGGCAAGTAACATTAACGGCTTAAAAGGAGTTATAGCACTTAACGCAGAGAGAGTAAGAAGAAAAGCTAGTAATAATGGGAAAAAAGAAAAGTTAAATTTCACATCTGATGATCTGGAATATTATTTAAACATAGACAATCATTCATTAACTAAATTTAGTAATGACCCTAACTATGCCTATGTGCTAATATCTCAAGGAAAATTAAACCAAGCATATGATTTTATAAAATCTTATGAAAGAGATAAACCATATATCATTCGTTTTCTATCAGTGTCAGATGGTGTATCTGAAGAGATCAAAAACGAAGCAAAATCACTAAATGATGATGAAGGAATTAGCAGTAATACTGTTTGGTATTCATTAGCATTTAATATCATAGAGAATAAAGACTATACTAAAAATTTGATGGATATAGAAAATATGGGAATTCCTAAAACAGATCTAGATCAATTTATCCAATCAATCATTTCTGACGACTACACCAAAGCAGAAAATATAATTAAACAACAACAATTATATTTCAAAGGATACATGTACGCCATAGGATATATAATAGGCAAATCAAAAGCTCCGGTTGCTTGGAAAAGCAATGCTAATGATCTATTATTTGCCCATGAGAAGCCATTTTTGGGGAAATCATAATTCAATTCTTTATATCTGATAGGAAATCATCTAAAGAAGCATTGTAAATTAGTAATGCAAAACTTAATAACAAGTTATCTAAAACTATAATGATCAATTGATTTTAGGTCAAAAATGCAACAAAACCAAATTGCTTAAGTATTTATCTATGAACTTATAACTGGGAAATTTTATTTTAAGTAAACCCTCACAATCATTACATACAATTTTCGTTATTTTGCAAACAAATATTAGATACTTGAAAAATACATTTTTCTATATAGTTTTTATACTGTTTTTTTCTACCATCACATTTGCTCAAGAAGGTAAAAAAATTAAGGTTCAATCGGATCGTACTATTAAAAATGAGGAACGTTTTCCTGGAGCGACAATTCTAGCCAAAGTAAACAAACAAGTTTATATTGAGCACGATGGTATTGAGATTTGGTGCGACCAAGCAATACATTATAGCGAAGATAAATTCATTAAGGCTCTTGGTAATGTAAAAATGAAACAAGGGGATACCCTAACAATGACGAGTTCTTATGCAGAATATAATGGTAATAGTAAGTTTGCCTATGCAAGAGAAAAAGTGTTTTTAGAAACTCCATCGAATACATTAACCACTGATACGTTATTTTTTGACCGCCTACGCCAGCAAGCATACTATCGAAGTGGAGGAACTGTAAGAGACTCTTCTAATACACTTACTAGTAGAATAGGTAGATATTTTATGGATAGAAAACAATATTCATTTAATACCAAAGTAAAAATCGTCAATCCAGAAAACACCGTTGATTCTGATCGTTTAGATTACTACACAGATAATGGTCATGCATATTTATATGGTCCATCAACTGTAAAAGGAGAAGAAAGCACACTGTACTGCGAACGTGGTTTCTACGACACCAAAGTAAAAACTGGCTATGCAATAAAAAATGCACGTATCGATTACGATAATCGTACGGTTTATGGAGATAGCATATTTTATAATAGCGCAATTCAATTTGCATCCGCAACCAACAATATAAAAGTACTGGATACAGCAAACAACTCCGTCATTACTGGCCATTATGCGGAAGTTTTTAAAGACAAAGACTCTGTATTTATTACCAAAAGAGCTTTAGCAGCTACTTTACAGGAGAAAGATTCTATATACATTCATAGCGACACGTTAATGGTAACAGGAAAACCTGAACGTAGGATTATGAACGGTTTTTATGATGTCCGGATTTTTAAAAGTAATATGAGTGGTAAAAGTGACTCTATCAATGTAGATCAAACAACTGGATATACTAAAATGATAGGTAAACCCATTATCTGGTCACAGCGTAATCAGATGACAGGAGATACCATCAAGATTATCTCTAATCCAGAAACCGAAAAACTAGATTCACTGATCGTATACCAAAATGCCTTTTTAGTACAAGAAGACACACTGAAAGCTGGATATAATCAGGTGAAGGGACAAACTTTATACGGATTATTTGAGGACAATGAAATTTATCAAGTAGATATAGATAAAAACACAGAAACTATATTTTACCAAAGAGAAAGTGAAGGAGAACTAAAATTGATTGGTATAAATAAAGTACTATCCAGTTCCATCAAGTTACTATTAGAACAAAGAGAAATTGTAGATGTATTTTATTATCAAAATGTAGATGGAACCTTATATCGAGAAATCGATCTGCCAGAAAATGCCAGAGAGCTCTCAGGTTTTAAGTGGCGTGGAGAGGAACAAATATTAAGCAAAAAAGATCTTTTTAGAGGGGAAGCACCACCGAAACTTACTAAAATAACCGGAATACCACTACCAGTAGAAGATGATGACTTCTTTGATGAAGAGACCATAAAACGTTTAGAGGAGAATAAATCCAAAGACTCTCGTTTATTAGAACAAAAACTAGAAGACGCTCAGCTAAAAGAAACAAACAAAGAACTGGATTTAACACCAATAATAAAGGAGAAAACAAAAGAAGGAGTAAAATCAAAAAAGGAAAAAGATACAACTTCAAAAAAGAAGTCGTCTAATAAAACTTCCCTCATAGATCTCGACCTTAATCGAACCGCTAAACAACGAGATAGTATTACTGTAACTACCATAAAAAATCAAAAATCAACAGATAGTATCAAAAAGAAAAAATAACAATCTAAGTAGATTACAAAATTGTTATTTTATAAATTATACTTTAGAGAGTTTCTAACATCCAGTTACTAATAGTTCGATAGATTGACTTAACTTTGTGAAGGTGAAAAAAGACTTCTACAGATATCAGGCTCAAACCACACCACATCCTTTGGCTATGGAAATTTCTCATGCCGAAGGAAGTTATATTTTTTCTACGGACAACAAGAAGTATCTAGATTTTGTGGCAGGAGTATCTGCTTGTAGTCTTGGACATAGACATCCTAGGGTTGTAAATGCTGTAAAAGAACAACTAGATAAATATCTACATGTAATGGTGTATGGAGAATATATCCAGAAACCGGCAGTGGAACTCACAAAACTTCTAGCCTCCCTTCTTCCCGATCCTTTAGAAAAAACATATTTAACCAACTCCGGAACAGAAGCTATAGAAGGTTCTCTTAAGTTAGCAAGAAGAGTAACCGGAAGAAGTCAAATCATAGCTGCTAAACACGCATATCACGGCAATACTATGGGATCTATGAGTGTGATGGGATTCGAAGAACGAAAACAAGCTTTTAGACCATTAATTCCAGACGTATCATTTATAACATTTAATAAGGAAGAAGGTCTACAAAACATTACAGAAAAAACAGCTGGAGTAATTCTAGAAACTATACAAGGAGGAGCTGGATTCATTGAACCAATAAACGGTTATCTAAAAAAAGTTCGCGAACGTTGTAATGAAGTTGGTGCTATCCTCATTTTAGATGAAATACAACCTGGATTTGGACGTACCGGAAAATTATTTGGATTCGAGCATTACGAAATGACTCCGGATATCGTTGTTATGGGCAAAGGTATGGGAGGAGGATTACCAATAGGTGCCTTTACAGCTTCTTCTAAGATGATGGATCAACTACAAGACAACCCAAAACTTGGACATATCACAACATTTGGAGGTAATCCTGTAATTGCAGCTGCCGCTTTGGCAACTTTACAAGAAATCACAGAAGGTGACTTAATGGCAGAAGCATTAAGAAAAGAAAAAATATTCAGATCATTATTGGTACATCCTTTAATTAAGGAAATTAGAGGTGTGGGATTAATGTTAGTCTTTATGACTCCTTCTGCCGAAATCACAAATGAAATTATTTTGAAGTGTCAAGACAAAGGACTCATTCTTTTTTGGTTGCTTTTTGAACCCCTCGCAGTACGCATTACGCCTCCTTTAACGATATCTGAAAAAGAAATAAAGGAAGGATGTCAAATTATTCTTGACGTATTAAATGAGATTGGAAACCACAAAAAGTTTTAAAAACAATACTGCTAAATTGATTTAAAACCCTTATCTTTAATACAATATCTTACCGCATCACACATTCAATCGCATCAAGTGGCTTATAATATAAAAAATGCTAAACCGTTAATTATTAATGGTACACATTTTGTTAATTAGTTTGTTAAAAACAATTGATTTCTTAAGTAGTATCATACAATTTCATTTGTAATTTTAATTCAGAGGAAATCAAAAGTGCAAAAATAAATTAAGTAATGATGTTTTTACAACTCTTGCTTGTTGGGGAAGACAAAAAAGGTTTGTAACATATTTTTGATTTATAGAGCACCTTTAATCAACGTGTATGAAATGAGCATATGTATGAATTTCAAAAATATTGAAATAAATGCTATGCGAATTCCATCTGACATTTATTAAAAATAAGGACGAACGGATGAAATTTAACCACGAAGAATTCGAAGAAAATAATTTCTCAATTACTCGTTATGAGTCTATGCTGAGATCTAATGATGTTAAGTTTTTTGATTCTGATGAGTTTGAATCTATTATTCATCACTATCTCGAAAACGGAAAAATCGCAAAAGCTAAAAAAGCAATTTCTTTAGGACTTTCGCAACATCCGTCTTCGGTAAACTTAAAACTATTGCAAGTTGAAGTCCTTGTTTTCGAGGATCGATTAGATAAAGCTGATAATCTTTTAGGTCAACTTCATGCGTTAGAACCTGAAAATGAAGAAATATATATCCAAAAGGCTAATATTCTCTCTAAGCAAAATGATCACATAAAAGCAATTGAATTATTAAGCACAGCGCTAGAGTACACAGCAGATGAGGCTGATATATATTCCTTGATCGGAATGGAATATCTTTTCATGGATGATTTCGAAAACGCGAAAGTAAATTTTATGAGATGTCTAGAGTCTGATAATCAAGATTACTCTGCGTTATACAACATAATATATTGTTTTGACTTCTTAGAACAGCACGAAGAAGCCATTACCTATCTCAATATGTTTTTAGACAAAAACCCATATTGTGAAGTAGCTTGGCATCAGGTGGGTAAACAATATTTTGACCTTAAGGATTACGAGAAAGCCCTCGCTGCATTTGATTTCGCAATCATTAGCGATGAATATTTTATTGGTGCTTATCTGGAAAAAGGGAAAGTATTAGAGAAATTAAAACGATATAACGAAGCTATAGAAAATTATCGTATTACTTTAGAATTAGATGATCCTACTTCTTTTGCTTTGTTAAGAATAGGAAAATGTTTTGAAAAATTAGGTAGTGATGATTTAGCCATTCAGCATTATTCTAAAACCGTACACGAAGACCCATTATTAGATAAAGGTTGGATTGCGATTACGGACTTTTACATGCGAAAACGAAACTATCAGAAAGCATTATACTATACGAATAAAGCAATAAGTATTGATGCAGAAAATGTATTGTATTGGAAACGTTATGCTAAAATCAATAACAGATTAGCTTTCTTTGAAGAAGCAGAACGCGGATACAGAAAAGCATTAGAATTAGGCAATTACGAACTGGAAACTTGGCTTAATCGATCTGATATTTTAAAACTTATTGGCGAATCTGATGCAGCTATTCAAAACATGCATCAGGCAATAGAGTTTTATCCAGAAAATGCCGAAGTTCAATATAGGTTAGCTGGACTACATTATGAAAAGCAAGAATATGACAAAG
Coding sequences:
- a CDS encoding OstA-like protein, with amino-acid sequence MKNTFFYIVFILFFSTITFAQEGKKIKVQSDRTIKNEERFPGATILAKVNKQVYIEHDGIEIWCDQAIHYSEDKFIKALGNVKMKQGDTLTMTSSYAEYNGNSKFAYAREKVFLETPSNTLTTDTLFFDRLRQQAYYRSGGTVRDSSNTLTSRIGRYFMDRKQYSFNTKVKIVNPENTVDSDRLDYYTDNGHAYLYGPSTVKGEESTLYCERGFYDTKVKTGYAIKNARIDYDNRTVYGDSIFYNSAIQFASATNNIKVLDTANNSVITGHYAEVFKDKDSVFITKRALAATLQEKDSIYIHSDTLMVTGKPERRIMNGFYDVRIFKSNMSGKSDSINVDQTTGYTKMIGKPIIWSQRNQMTGDTIKIISNPETEKLDSLIVYQNAFLVQEDTLKAGYNQVKGQTLYGLFEDNEIYQVDIDKNTETIFYQRESEGELKLIGINKVLSSSIKLLLEQREIVDVFYYQNVDGTLYREIDLPENARELSGFKWRGEEQILSKKDLFRGEAPPKLTKITGIPLPVEDDDFFDEETIKRLEENKSKDSRLLEQKLEDAQLKETNKELDLTPIIKEKTKEGVKSKKEKDTTSKKKSSNKTSLIDLDLNRTAKQRDSITVTTIKNQKSTDSIKKKK
- a CDS encoding M48 family metallopeptidase, encoding MKNFYSKSSHDIPEGLTKPSSSFKKFVWLSVLGLLFFIIIYFTLIIWFGRLAYYSFLDDGSFWNYVLAGGYAFLCLFMIKSLFIFNKREENPLDTYITEEKEPALFDYLYKLADEAGAPRPKKVFLSSRVNASVSYDLSIVNLIFPSKKNLEIGLGLINVLSLGEFKAVLAHEFGHFAQRSMLLGRYVYVAQQIAVQIINKRDIFDNFLAGISSIDIRISWIGWILSILVWAVRSLIETCFSIVIIAQRALSREMEFQADLVAVSLTGSDALIHALSKLQVADEAYDRALNAVNTKLEDKKAVHNLFKLQTNYIEKMSWVLNDHSYGKSPQIADINPESNRIFGNRIFNPPKMWSTHPADQDREENAKKIYIAAEIDERPAEILLSDATKYEVEMTAKLIATGKIETEIISDEESIEFQNKKYFNWTFLDPKYQSNFLNRFFTLNFESVDQMYSLDINDSEIASNFESLYQTKLSKKLDNLKEVKEEIAAINLIVSGPITIEKREIWHRGERIKRKDVKTVLNKLAQEEASILNELSTHDLLCRSIHYKTASLLDSNWANYLKSIGSLVHYSEHAIADIEDAARKYHNVVSIALADGNVSSEELTAILNAGNDYYKSIRSSYQKSKKIQLNKELLANSNKENYADFFEEFKLSSPTGDNINKWSQVIDGWANEALSGLSFLRNSSLEHLLDIEEDIKSAFLNNTPIARKTPDAITIVDSYKLLTPGTERPIQRKLKLWDRFMMGEGFFGATAKFAISSVLIGGALFLGSFSQSTDLTIYNGLEMDVTVIVNGQEEIKIPTKNNKSIPIDYNTDYDIITNGPNGVEIESFVGTSGSPGQEYVYNIANAGVFFEYTAYYGSGNSFIPKQRNIGAKRWFNSTADYVLKTPPERDDIGTKKDVLVAYSDINPYDLVAIVSDSLELKKLIYTHVKWDTAESINILNWLSLLQISDKPQDIIDQRIQNLGDDMISRRAKMDLADTNEKNIICNQINEAFRKNTNDPDLHYLSTRCLDDSDNQDNKFTQGYEQWNDHPWLAYAAAHIYAKNENWEKSLSAFNSASNINGLKGVIALNAERVRRKASNNGKKEKLNFTSDDLEYYLNIDNHSLTKFSNDPNYAYVLISQGKLNQAYDFIKSYERDKPYIIRFLSVSDGVSEEIKNEAKSLNDDEGISSNTVWYSLAFNIIENKDYTKNLMDIENMGIPKTDLDQFIQSIISDDYTKAENIIKQQQLYFKGYMYAIGYIIGKSKAPVAWKSNANDLLFAHEKPFLGKS
- a CDS encoding tetratricopeptide repeat protein; translation: MKFNHEEFEENNFSITRYESMLRSNDVKFFDSDEFESIIHHYLENGKIAKAKKAISLGLSQHPSSVNLKLLQVEVLVFEDRLDKADNLLGQLHALEPENEEIYIQKANILSKQNDHIKAIELLSTALEYTADEADIYSLIGMEYLFMDDFENAKVNFMRCLESDNQDYSALYNIIYCFDFLEQHEEAITYLNMFLDKNPYCEVAWHQVGKQYFDLKDYEKALAAFDFAIISDEYFIGAYLEKGKVLEKLKRYNEAIENYRITLELDDPTSFALLRIGKCFEKLGSDDLAIQHYSKTVHEDPLLDKGWIAITDFYMRKRNYQKALYYTNKAISIDAENVLYWKRYAKINNRLAFFEEAERGYRKALELGNYELETWLNRSDILKLIGESDAAIQNMHQAIEFYPENAEVQYRLAGLHYEKQEYDKGEFHLRKALDLDIEYIIVLEELFERVFNLTLVQNIISEYKAS
- a CDS encoding aspartate aminotransferase family protein, whose translation is MKKDFYRYQAQTTPHPLAMEISHAEGSYIFSTDNKKYLDFVAGVSACSLGHRHPRVVNAVKEQLDKYLHVMVYGEYIQKPAVELTKLLASLLPDPLEKTYLTNSGTEAIEGSLKLARRVTGRSQIIAAKHAYHGNTMGSMSVMGFEERKQAFRPLIPDVSFITFNKEEGLQNITEKTAGVILETIQGGAGFIEPINGYLKKVRERCNEVGAILILDEIQPGFGRTGKLFGFEHYEMTPDIVVMGKGMGGGLPIGAFTASSKMMDQLQDNPKLGHITTFGGNPVIAAAALATLQEITEGDLMAEALRKEKIFRSLLVHPLIKEIRGVGLMLVFMTPSAEITNEIILKCQDKGLILFWLLFEPLAVRITPPLTISEKEIKEGCQIILDVLNEIGNHKKF
- a CDS encoding S41 family peptidase; translated protein: MNIKSKNKTIKHLLTLLLIITIHLMSIEAFSQQNDIKFVDTKELTTLIDSISAIVQRYYIEPETGRQIANHILAKHKKGHYADIKNPQVLSDSLKEDLRAINGDLHMSMIYKSPREISTANTPSIQVNKSGLWTNYGLNEIKVLDGNIGYLKIKHFTRHQFLENIKPIITSAIESLKNTDAIIVDVRNNGGGFEDMVAYYISYFVDSKDPIHLSDYRCTLHNHTYGVSTDPDVLGTKLPNTKLYVLVNANTGSAAESFAYMLKHMGRATIIGETTAGAGNGASNHKINDRFTIQVSSEETINAITKTSFEKTGVIPNIKTSSIQAFPLGYKLALEYAKENNTRNIHPSNYDHLIDFISIPKNNTSIDQEMYSKYLGIYKGGSIHITISLENNILYGQMRAKGGKMELTLLENHTFKVGDIKERIQFILNSKGDVIKLIGIDSPMELTKVLYD